A genome region from Deinococcus arcticus includes the following:
- a CDS encoding YdcF family protein, with amino-acid sequence MRSRGATVFFLPLAVVGALLGAFLVAPRLSPPAPATPHPTLVVLGAAQYAGHPSPAFQRRLDHALKLYRKGGVRTVVVTGGRRPGDPYTEGGVGAAYLQQRGLPRRALVAEERSRTTIENLRGARVSLPPGTPVTLVTDEAHAPRALALARALGLNANVSASPLSPQVSRLYLLREKLALLGYALLGV; translated from the coding sequence ATGCGTTCGCGGGGTGCCACCGTCTTCTTTCTGCCGCTGGCCGTGGTGGGGGCGCTGCTGGGCGCCTTTCTGGTGGCGCCCCGCCTGTCCCCGCCTGCACCGGCCACCCCCCACCCCACCCTGGTGGTGCTGGGCGCGGCGCAGTATGCCGGCCACCCCAGCCCGGCCTTCCAGCGCCGCCTGGACCACGCCCTGAAGCTGTACCGCAAAGGCGGCGTGCGCACGGTGGTAGTTACGGGGGGCCGGCGCCCCGGCGATCCCTACACCGAGGGCGGGGTGGGCGCCGCGTATCTGCAGCAGCGGGGCCTGCCGCGCCGCGCCCTGGTGGCCGAGGAGCGCAGCCGCACCACCATCGAGAACCTGCGTGGTGCCCGGGTGAGCCTGCCGCCCGGCACCCCGGTGACCCTGGTGACTGATGAGGCCCACGCGCCGCGCGCCCTGGCCCTGGCCCGCGCCCTGGGCCTGAACGCCAACGTCAGCGCCAGCCCCCTGAGCCCGCAGGTGAGCCGCCTGTACCTGCTGCGCGAGAAGCTGGCGCTGCTGGGGTATGCGCTGCTGGGGGTGTGA
- the topA gene encoding type I DNA topoisomerase, producing the protein MPKPSNTLVIVESPAKARTIGKYLGKGYTVESSIGHIRDLPKSASDIPEKYKGKAWARLGLDIENDFQPLYVVSPDKKAHVAKLRKMAQDASEIILATDDDREGESIAWHLYQELKPKVPVRRMVFHEITKEAIQAAIASPRQIDTNLVEAQEARRALDRLYGYEVSPVLWKKVAPKLSAGRVQSVATRMLVERERERMRFVSAEWWDLLVTGRTAAGQTFPARLTDVAGQKLALGKDFDPLTGKLKGGAGVRLLTEAEARALAEALTGQPLTVTSAEEKPFTQRPYAPFITSTLQQEGSRKLGFAATRTMRAAQKLYEGGYITYMRTDSTNLSSEAVTAARTQVAQMYGQDYLSAQPRVYAKKAKNAQEAHEAIRPAGSRFRTPDSLRGELGGDEWRLYDLIWKRTVACQMADARGRSLRVRLNGQAGPDAVGLSASGRTIDFPGFLRAYVEGSDDPGAALEDRETPLPPLREGERVQAQAVKPEGHETQPPARYTEASLVQALEGAGIGRPSTYASILGTIQDRGYAVKKGQALVPTWTAFATSALLEHHFGKLVDYDFTAKMEEDLDEIAGGRAQRVPYLRRFYLGERGEGMALRPLIDSKMGEIDARGIATIRVPKLDGTGIEVRVGRYGPYMERGEQKANLPEDLTPDELTTEKAEELLSRPSGDRVLGVDEATGHPVVARAGRYGPYVTLGDTTPPVRTASLFPGDDLRTISLERALKLLSLPRLVGVSEGEEVWAMNGKFGPYLKRGGDSRSLTGHEELFTVTLPQAEALFMQPRFGRGRAAAAPPLRSFEYEGRAPIVLKSGRFGPYLTDGERNATLRKGEDDATLSAERALEILEERGKEPKKKPGRAPRKAATPAKKAAATKKPAAKTGTARTPVAKKPASKAKAAAPARAAFTWADLKPHLGVLSAQEQQLVTATREQGRKVEDVAPELGLDVKKAKGMALQASKKLNQAARGG; encoded by the coding sequence ATGCCCAAACCATCCAACACGCTTGTTATCGTCGAGTCGCCTGCCAAGGCCCGCACCATCGGGAAGTACCTCGGAAAGGGGTACACGGTGGAGTCCAGCATTGGGCACATCCGCGACCTGCCGAAAAGTGCGTCGGACATTCCCGAGAAGTACAAGGGCAAGGCGTGGGCGCGGCTGGGGCTGGACATCGAGAACGACTTTCAGCCGCTGTACGTGGTGTCCCCCGACAAGAAGGCGCATGTGGCCAAACTGCGCAAGATGGCCCAGGACGCCAGCGAAATTATTCTGGCTACCGACGATGACCGCGAGGGCGAGAGCATCGCGTGGCACCTGTACCAGGAACTCAAACCCAAGGTACCGGTGCGGCGCATGGTCTTTCACGAGATCACCAAGGAAGCCATTCAGGCGGCCATCGCCTCGCCCCGGCAGATTGACACCAACCTCGTGGAAGCGCAGGAGGCCCGGCGCGCGCTGGACCGCCTGTACGGCTACGAGGTCAGCCCGGTGCTGTGGAAGAAGGTGGCCCCCAAGCTGAGTGCGGGCCGGGTGCAGAGCGTGGCCACCCGCATGCTGGTGGAGCGAGAGCGCGAGCGCATGCGCTTTGTGAGCGCCGAGTGGTGGGACCTGCTGGTGACCGGGCGCACGGCCGCTGGGCAGACCTTCCCCGCCCGCCTGACTGATGTGGCCGGCCAGAAGCTGGCCCTGGGCAAGGACTTTGACCCCCTGACCGGCAAACTGAAAGGCGGCGCGGGCGTGCGCCTGCTGACCGAGGCCGAGGCGCGCGCGCTGGCCGAGGCCCTGACCGGGCAGCCCCTGACGGTCACCAGCGCCGAGGAAAAGCCCTTTACCCAGCGGCCCTACGCGCCTTTCATTACCTCTACCCTGCAGCAGGAGGGCAGCCGCAAGCTGGGCTTTGCCGCCACCCGCACGATGCGTGCCGCCCAGAAGCTCTACGAGGGCGGGTACATCACCTATATGCGCACGGACTCGACCAACCTCAGCAGTGAGGCGGTGACGGCCGCCCGCACCCAGGTGGCGCAGATGTACGGCCAGGACTACCTCTCGGCGCAGCCACGCGTGTACGCCAAAAAGGCCAAGAATGCCCAGGAAGCGCACGAGGCGATTCGCCCGGCGGGCAGCCGCTTCCGCACCCCCGACAGCCTGCGCGGCGAACTGGGCGGCGACGAGTGGCGCCTGTACGACCTGATCTGGAAGCGCACGGTGGCCTGCCAGATGGCCGATGCCCGGGGCCGCAGTCTGCGTGTGCGCCTGAACGGGCAGGCGGGCCCGGACGCCGTGGGCCTGAGTGCTTCGGGGCGCACCATTGATTTCCCCGGCTTCCTGCGCGCCTACGTGGAGGGCAGCGATGACCCCGGCGCCGCGCTGGAAGACCGTGAGACGCCCCTGCCGCCCCTGAGAGAAGGCGAGCGGGTGCAGGCCCAGGCGGTCAAGCCCGAGGGCCACGAGACCCAGCCCCCTGCCCGCTACACCGAGGCCAGCCTGGTGCAGGCCCTGGAAGGCGCGGGCATTGGGCGGCCCAGCACCTACGCCAGCATCCTGGGGACCATTCAGGACCGGGGCTACGCGGTGAAAAAGGGGCAGGCCCTGGTGCCCACCTGGACTGCGTTTGCTACCTCGGCGCTGCTGGAACACCACTTTGGCAAGCTGGTGGACTACGACTTTACCGCCAAGATGGAAGAGGACCTGGACGAGATTGCCGGTGGCCGCGCCCAGCGGGTGCCTTACCTGAGGCGCTTCTACCTGGGTGAGCGCGGCGAGGGCATGGCCCTGCGGCCCCTGATTGACTCCAAGATGGGCGAGATTGACGCCCGGGGCATTGCCACCATTCGCGTGCCCAAGCTGGACGGCACCGGCATTGAGGTGCGCGTGGGCCGCTACGGCCCCTACATGGAGCGCGGCGAGCAGAAGGCCAACCTGCCCGAGGACCTGACGCCCGATGAACTGACCACCGAGAAGGCCGAGGAACTGCTGTCGCGCCCCAGCGGCGACCGGGTGCTGGGCGTGGACGAGGCCACCGGGCACCCGGTGGTGGCCCGCGCCGGGCGCTACGGCCCGTATGTGACGCTGGGCGACACCACGCCGCCCGTGCGTACCGCCAGCCTCTTCCCGGGCGACGACCTGCGCACCATTTCCCTGGAGCGCGCCCTGAAACTGCTGAGCCTGCCCCGGCTGGTGGGGGTCAGCGAGGGCGAGGAGGTGTGGGCCATGAACGGCAAGTTCGGCCCGTACCTCAAGCGCGGCGGGGACAGCCGCTCGCTGACCGGCCACGAGGAACTGTTCACGGTCACGCTGCCTCAGGCCGAGGCCCTGTTCATGCAGCCGCGTTTTGGCCGGGGCCGGGCCGCCGCCGCACCGCCCCTGCGCTCCTTTGAATACGAGGGCCGTGCGCCGATCGTGCTCAAATCTGGCCGCTTTGGCCCCTACCTGACTGACGGGGAACGCAACGCCACCCTGCGCAAGGGCGAGGACGACGCCACGCTGAGTGCCGAGCGCGCCCTGGAAATTCTGGAAGAGCGCGGCAAGGAACCGAAGAAAAAGCCCGGCAGGGCCCCGCGCAAGGCCGCCACCCCCGCGAAGAAAGCGGCGGCCACCAAAAAGCCCGCCGCCAAGACGGGCACGGCCCGCACTCCGGTGGCCAAGAAGCC